The Montipora foliosa isolate CH-2021 chromosome 1, ASM3666993v2, whole genome shotgun sequence genome has a window encoding:
- the LOC138012915 gene encoding zinc finger protein 862-like, with protein sequence MVGRKNGLGAKLKYVNPRLISVHCICHKLALVCTDAKDDGNLKFIKEVETVVTQLWKLFENSPKRLACYLKVQQQLKKLKLSNEKSRKMVAKKLKRPLKQAPGQPAAYGLLKKINKVKFIGAVYILRWVLPVLATLSKSFQRSAINYASIKPSIDYTKEKLNDVKNTEEPIKQLKQDLTSGGRLETLELVCTESNFKDLQGLIQKYIKALVKNIDKRFKSSLPVLSAFSAFDPMLIPNRQSPAFHSHGDAEVKVLADHFFDGDGSEADEFKTEWKKLKYDLLSWKEHIPKDTVDGKKGTPTEWSLKRVLAMKSTFGQFYPRSVLVAEAALAIPASNAWPERGASQLKLIKTRIRSQIKNDLLASLLHISINGPVPHTEACDSLVSKAVDMWKAAKKRRKLPHHRPSTQPQANSETDVPTPTTVVQDIGTQTDVTSTTELQNIREEYEEALHVLHLEDMVEEELDSLEAFAKSMETDDIGDSGVDESILPFHY encoded by the exons ATGGTTGGAAGAAAGAATGGCCTTGGTGCTAAACTGAAATATGTCAATCCCCGTTTGATTTCAGTGCACTGCATATGTCACAAGTTAGCTTTGGTATGCACTGATGCCAAAGATGATGGAAATTTGAAGTTCATCAAAGAAGTTGAAACAGTTGTGACACAACTATGGAAGCTCTTTGAAAACTCGCCAAAGCGACTTGCTTGTTATCTGAAAGTCCAACAGCAACTGAAAAAACTGAAGCTAAGTAATGAGAAGTCAAGAAAGATGGTGGCAAAGAAGTTAAAAAGGCCT TTAAAACAGGCCCCAGGTCAACCTGCAGCATATGGCTTATTGAAGAAGATCAACAAAGTGAAATTCATTGGTGCAGTATACATTTTGAGGTGGGTTCTTCCTGTATTGGCGACCCTCAGCAAATCTTTCCAGAGAAGCGCTATCAATTATGCGTCAATTAAGCCCTCAATCGACTACACCAAAGAAAAGCTGAATGATGTCAAGAACACAGAAGAACCCATCAAGCAACTTAAGCAAGATCTTACTAGTGGCGGTCGTCTTGAGACCCTGGAGCTTGTTTGCACCGAAAGTAATTTCAAAGATCTACAGGGACTTATCCAGAAATACATCAAAGCACTTGTGAAGAACATTGACAAGAGGTTTAAGTCATCTCTGCCAGTGCTCAGTGCTTTTTCAGCATTTGATCCCATGCTGATACCAAACAGGCAAAGTCCTGCATTCCATAGCCACGGAGATGCAGAAGTTAAGGTTCTAGCTGACCATTTCTTTGATGGCGATGGCAGCGAGGCAGACGAATTTAAAACGGAATGGAAGAAGCTGAAGTACGATCTGCTATCATGGAAAGAACACATCCCAAAAGACACAGTGGATGGGAAGAAAGGCACACCCACCGAGTGGTCACTGAAAAGAGTACTGGCCATGAAGTCAACATTTGGACAGTTCTATCCAAGATCTGTTCTGGTAGCAGAAGCAGCACTTGCAATTCCCGCCTCCAATGCCTGGCCAGAAAGAGGTGCTAGTCAGTTGAAATTGATCAAAACTAGGATAAGAAGTCAGATCAAGAACGACTTACTTGCATCTCTCCTTCATATCTCCATCAATGGTCCTGTCCCACATACAGAAGCCTGTGATTCTCTGGTCAGCAAAGCTGTAGACATGTGGAAAGCTGCAAAGAAGAGAAGAAAGCTCCCACATCACAGGCCAAGCACACAGCCACAAGCCAACAGTGAAACTGATGTTCCCACTCCCACCACGGTCGTACAAGATATCGGGACACAGACAGATGTAACATCAACCACTGAACTGCAGAACATCCGAGAGGAGTATGAAGAGGCACTTCATGTTCTTCACCTTGAAGACATGGTTGAGGAAGAGCTAGACTCGCTGGAAGCTTTTGCTAAAAGCATGGAGACTGATGACATTGGAGACAGTGGAGTTGATGAATCGATTTTACCCTTTCACTACTGA
- the LOC137996593 gene encoding uncharacterized protein, whose amino-acid sequence MEGHVTSTLFRKSAVTNVHSRHREMKSNLADLMAHKESTAQRFYRLQEKQESCFQAATNLPHVMRSSKTNTASQQDTSVACSKSADVIQGIVNKSTSTRTEGFTERMSWKEEDIKALREIFSEEIKAKTVTMAIVRQKTQDHPSLQSIDPKKVCDRIRSEWRFGAEYISDKTSVLADSKRSEELPGEEDTLADKMSRYFSKDDSSASMVPPSNSSYISRNIFSDEHREYLLRVCGSMVRRGVISQTGVKDILSKDEEGREMLQKFSIKQLINRLKYEKRMNRKSSST is encoded by the coding sequence ATGGAAGGGCACGTCACATCAACGTTGTTTCGCAAGTCTGCGGTCACGAATGTGCACTCGCGACATCGTGAAATGAAGTCCAATCTGGCTGACCTCATGGCGCATAAGGAAAGCACTGCACAACGGTTTTATCGCCTTCAGGAGAAACAAGAATCTTGTTTCCAAGCAGCAACTAATCTTCCTCACGTAATGAGATCCTCCAAGACAAATACAGCCTCGCAACAAGATACTTCAGTAGCCTGCTCAAAGTCGGCCGATGTGATTCAAGGGATTGTTAACaaaagcacaagcacaaggactGAAGGATTCACTGAGCGCATGTCATGGAAAGAGGAAGATATTAAAGCCTTGAGAGAAATCTTTTCTGaggaaattaaagcaaaaactGTAACAATGGCCATCGTCAGGCAAAAAACACAAGATCATCCTTCACTCCAGTCCATTGACCCTAAAAAGGTTTGCGACAGGATTCGCAGTGAGTGGAGGTTCGGTGCCGAATATATCAGTGACAAGACTTCAGTTTTGGCTGACAGCAAACGCTCAGAAGAGTTACCAGGGGAAGAGGATACTTTGGCAGACAAGATGAGCCGATACTTCTCAAAGGACGACAGCAGCGCATCCATGGTCCCCCCATCAAATTCAAGCTATATTAGCAGGAACATTTTTTCTGATGAGCACCGAGAATACTTATTGCGAGTTTGTGGAAGCATGGTACGAAGGGGTGTTATTTCACAAACTGGGGTGAAGGACATTCTCAGTAAAGATGAAGAGGGAAGAGAAATGTTACAGAAGTTCTCCATAAAGCAACTTATCAACCGTTTGAAATATGAGAAGAGGATGAATCGTAAGTCCAGCTCCACCTAA